The Blastopirellula retiformator genome includes a region encoding these proteins:
- a CDS encoding arylsulfatase, whose protein sequence is MPAPLLSRCVTLLLLSLWVAAAHAGDRPNVVLMMVDDLGYSDFGCYGSEIETPHIDALADGGLRFRNFCNTAKCHSSRVSLLTGLYCDQAGAQSLSRGVTIAEVLGAAGYHTAMVGKWHLGAEPTDRGFQKYFGHLSGATNFFVGDDTFRLNGKKWNDFDEDFYTTDANIAWAEKFLTQAMEEDPDKPFFLYVAHNAPHYPLQAREEDFRKYEHRYEEGWDKLRAARYQRQLEMGLIPKAWALSPRPEHVPAWDELSEEQRDWERRRMAAFAGMVDRVDQTTGQLVKFLKEKGVYDNTLILICSDNGACPFDRTKGKEFDPWDSRSYWCYDTSWSHVGNTPFRLHKQNQHEGGISSPLIAHWPAGLKTKPGEITDQRAHLIDVMATCIELGETEYPAQWSGRNLEPLQGKSLLPILAGKTRQGHDFLYYHFATNRAIQKGKWKLVTHRASQWELYDIENDGTELHNVADQHPEVVAELSALWQKTATETDHLKPTQTRPVSGKTPPLLNKNGTPAKR, encoded by the coding sequence ATGCCTGCTCCCCTCCTCTCTCGCTGCGTCACCTTGCTACTGTTGTCTCTGTGGGTCGCTGCCGCCCATGCCGGCGATCGCCCCAATGTCGTGCTGATGATGGTCGACGATCTTGGCTATTCCGACTTTGGTTGCTACGGCAGCGAGATCGAAACGCCCCATATCGACGCCCTCGCCGACGGCGGTCTGCGGTTCCGCAACTTTTGCAATACCGCCAAATGCCATTCCTCGCGGGTGTCGCTATTGACCGGGCTCTACTGCGATCAAGCTGGCGCACAGTCGTTAAGCCGCGGCGTCACGATCGCCGAGGTGCTTGGCGCCGCTGGATATCACACGGCGATGGTCGGCAAGTGGCATCTGGGCGCCGAGCCGACCGATCGCGGCTTTCAAAAGTACTTCGGCCACCTCTCCGGCGCGACCAACTTCTTCGTCGGCGACGACACGTTCCGTCTCAATGGCAAAAAATGGAACGACTTCGACGAAGACTTTTATACCACCGACGCCAATATCGCTTGGGCCGAGAAGTTCCTGACCCAGGCCATGGAAGAAGATCCCGACAAACCGTTCTTCCTGTATGTCGCCCACAACGCGCCCCACTATCCGCTGCAGGCCCGCGAAGAAGATTTCCGCAAGTACGAACATCGTTACGAAGAAGGCTGGGACAAACTGCGGGCCGCCCGGTACCAGCGGCAGTTGGAGATGGGCCTGATCCCGAAGGCCTGGGCCCTATCACCCCGGCCAGAGCATGTGCCGGCGTGGGACGAACTATCGGAAGAGCAGCGCGACTGGGAGCGCCGCCGGATGGCCGCGTTCGCCGGCATGGTCGACCGCGTTGATCAAACGACCGGCCAACTGGTGAAGTTCCTGAAAGAGAAAGGGGTCTACGACAACACGCTGATCCTGATCTGCAGCGACAACGGCGCTTGTCCGTTTGATCGGACCAAGGGAAAAGAGTTCGATCCGTGGGATTCTCGCTCGTACTGGTGTTACGACACCAGCTGGTCGCACGTCGGCAACACGCCGTTTCGCCTGCACAAGCAAAACCAGCATGAAGGTGGGATCTCGTCGCCGCTGATCGCCCATTGGCCGGCCGGGCTAAAAACCAAGCCGGGCGAGATCACCGACCAACGGGCTCACTTGATCGACGTGATGGCGACCTGCATCGAACTGGGCGAAACCGAGTATCCTGCCCAGTGGTCTGGCCGCAACCTAGAGCCGCTCCAAGGCAAGTCGCTGCTGCCGATTTTGGCCGGCAAGACTCGCCAAGGCCATGACTTCCTCTACTACCACTTCGCCACCAACCGCGCCATCCAAAAAGGGAAATGGAAGCTAGTCACCCATCGGGCGTCGCAGTGGGAGCTGTACGATATCGAGAACGATGGAACCGAACTGCACAACGTAGCTGACCAACATCCCGAAGTGGTCGCCGAGCTTTCCGCTCTCTGGCAAAAAACGGCGACCGAGACCGATCACCTGAAGCCGACCCAAACGCGTCCTGTCTCGGGAAAAACCCCGCCGCTACTCAACAAAAACGGCACGCCCGCCAAACGCTAG
- a CDS encoding tetratricopeptide repeat protein: MSAKLLSTFCLLSFALIGCGSPSGYDAAETAYINGEYEKAIELFTEVAKTSDNPAVYCNRGNCYSVLGNIDAALADYETAIDLMNKVTDDPNDPNLAYFYYNRGFACDMAGKYGQAIKDYERTIAVNATYPDVKNHLGWVLATCPEKKYRNPKRAVEVATLACEESQWQDGSVIDTLAAAHAAAGDFAQAVQRQEQAIALIEEDEGRPELTERLELYRNKKPFVDAPPVK; encoded by the coding sequence ATGTCAGCAAAGCTCCTATCAACGTTCTGCCTGCTTAGCTTCGCCCTCATCGGTTGTGGTTCGCCCAGCGGTTACGACGCAGCGGAGACCGCCTACATCAATGGCGAGTACGAGAAGGCGATTGAACTATTTACGGAAGTTGCCAAGACCTCCGACAACCCGGCAGTTTATTGCAACCGCGGCAACTGCTATTCGGTCCTAGGGAATATCGATGCAGCGTTGGCGGACTATGAAACCGCAATCGATTTGATGAACAAAGTGACGGACGATCCCAACGATCCAAATCTCGCTTACTTCTACTACAACCGCGGCTTCGCCTGCGATATGGCAGGCAAGTATGGGCAAGCGATCAAGGACTACGAACGAACGATCGCCGTCAACGCGACCTACCCCGACGTCAAGAACCACCTTGGCTGGGTGTTGGCGACCTGTCCCGAAAAGAAGTATCGCAACCCGAAGCGAGCCGTGGAAGTCGCGACCCTGGCCTGCGAAGAAAGCCAATGGCAAGACGGTTCGGTGATCGATACGCTCGCCGCCGCGCATGCCGCCGCCGGCGACTTTGCGCAGGCGGTCCAGCGCCAGGAACAAGCGATCGCACTGATCGAAGAGGATGAGGGCAGACCAGAGTTAACGGAACGGCTAGAGCTATATCGCAATAAGAAGCCGTTCGTCGACGCTCCGCCGGTGAAGTAG
- a CDS encoding Dabb family protein, translating to MSERKHIAHNVFFTLKDQSVEAKEKLVAECHKYLTGHPGCLYYSAGLLTPELDRPVNDRDFDVALHVIFDSLESQNAYQTAERHLEFIANNKETWEKVRVFDSTVGNG from the coding sequence ATGTCCGAACGTAAGCACATCGCTCACAACGTTTTCTTTACCCTCAAAGACCAGTCGGTCGAAGCGAAGGAAAAGCTGGTCGCCGAGTGCCACAAATACCTGACCGGGCACCCAGGCTGCTTGTACTACTCGGCCGGTTTGCTAACGCCGGAACTCGATCGCCCGGTCAACGACCGCGACTTTGACGTCGCGCTGCACGTGATTTTCGATTCGCTCGAATCGCAAAACGCCTACCAGACGGCGGAACGCCATCTGGAGTTCATCGCCAACAACAAGGAGACCTGGGAAAAGGTTCGCGTCTTCGACTCGACTGTCGGCAACGGTTAG
- the pduL gene encoding phosphate propanoyltransferase: MTQAPTLDRTTIERIVRQIVAGNAVPAAAAPAAGEPSKLVVSISARHVHLTDADVETLFGPGHTLTPMKDLYQDGFYAAEETVMVVGPRRRMLEKVRILGPTRDYSQVELAFTDAISLGIDVPVRASGKIAGTPGCVLVGPKGVVELREGVIRAERHVHMNNRDAQAYGVANGDRVNLRIVSNGCTTTFEDLLVRADDVSKLEVHLDTDEGNACNLDAATEIKLVKQEPCGCKKH, translated from the coding sequence ATGACGCAAGCTCCGACTCTCGATCGCACGACGATCGAACGAATCGTTCGCCAGATTGTCGCTGGCAACGCAGTGCCGGCCGCCGCCGCTCCGGCTGCGGGTGAGCCGTCCAAGTTGGTCGTCAGCATCTCGGCGCGGCACGTTCATCTGACCGACGCCGACGTTGAAACGCTGTTTGGCCCCGGCCACACGCTGACCCCGATGAAGGACCTGTACCAGGACGGCTTTTACGCCGCCGAAGAGACCGTGATGGTCGTCGGTCCGCGTCGCCGCATGTTGGAGAAGGTTCGCATCTTGGGGCCGACCCGCGACTATAGCCAAGTCGAATTGGCCTTTACCGACGCGATCTCGCTGGGGATCGACGTGCCGGTCCGCGCCAGCGGCAAGATCGCCGGTACGCCTGGTTGCGTGTTGGTTGGTCCGAAAGGCGTGGTCGAACTGCGGGAAGGAGTCATCCGGGCCGAACGCCACGTCCACATGAACAACCGCGATGCGCAGGCTTATGGCGTCGCCAATGGCGATCGCGTCAACCTGCGGATCGTCTCCAACGGCTGCACGACGACGTTTGAAGACCTGCTAGTGCGGGCCGATGACGTCAGCAAGCTGGAAGTTCACCTCGATACCGATGAGGGGAACGCCTGCAACTTGGACGCAGCGACTGAAATCAAGCTGGTGAAGCAAGAGCCGTGCGGGTGCAAAAAGCACTAA
- a CDS encoding DNA alkylation repair protein yields MPRTIEELKARKPARRGSEVPADVLRAMNAGQIESRNLVEWLIIDQAKLLKAILPQIGLTDAAAQKSLLKEARALSESGIMQRCSGIGAAFHQTLGGARESDAIFAAMTQHASDTVRIWAAFADTANPKLTFPQRLKRVRKFAIDPNAGVREIAWMAVRAPASDALIDEVHRLQPWAENKDPFVRRFAIEATRPCGVWCAHLKRLKEDPTPMTELLDACHSDDAKYVQDSVANWLNDASKSQPDWVIKTCDRWTAESKTPQTKRIVHRALRTLRKKK; encoded by the coding sequence GTGCCGCGCACGATCGAAGAACTGAAAGCCCGAAAGCCGGCCCGTCGCGGTAGCGAAGTGCCGGCCGACGTCTTGAGGGCGATGAACGCCGGGCAGATCGAATCGCGCAACCTAGTCGAATGGCTGATCATCGACCAGGCGAAGCTGCTCAAAGCGATCTTGCCGCAAATCGGCCTGACCGACGCGGCCGCACAAAAGTCGCTGCTTAAAGAGGCGCGGGCGCTCAGCGAATCTGGCATCATGCAGCGCTGTAGCGGCATCGGCGCCGCGTTTCATCAGACGCTCGGGGGCGCAAGAGAATCGGATGCGATCTTCGCAGCCATGACGCAGCACGCCAGCGACACGGTGCGCATCTGGGCCGCATTCGCCGACACGGCCAATCCCAAGCTCACCTTCCCGCAGCGACTGAAACGGGTACGCAAGTTCGCGATTGATCCGAACGCCGGGGTGCGCGAAATCGCCTGGATGGCGGTACGCGCGCCAGCGTCTGACGCGCTGATCGACGAGGTCCATCGCCTGCAACCGTGGGCCGAGAACAAGGATCCGTTCGTTCGCCGGTTTGCGATCGAAGCGACACGTCCCTGCGGCGTCTGGTGCGCGCATCTCAAACGGCTGAAGGAAGACCCGACGCCGATGACGGAATTGCTGGACGCGTGCCACAGTGACGACGCGAAGTACGTGCAAGACTCGGTCGCCAACTGGCTGAACGACGCCAGCAAGTCGCAGCCTGACTGGGTGATCAAGACGTGCGATCGCTGGACGGCCGAATCGAAGACGCCGCAGACGAAAAGAATTGTCCATCGGGCGCTACGGACGTTGCGGAAGAAGAAATAG
- a CDS encoding glycosyltransferase family 2 protein: MDKSLSLIMPVHNAQQWLARDVERLLDVLPELTDHFELVIVDDGSTDHTEEVAKDLGYLYPQVKVLRHARCRGIASAVDTGSQQAVGEVVLIHDARKPVSEADLVGMWQMHQENAAIPVAAAPQVPSSPGLGIDQNLLERLMQWGSDVKKERPAHSPDLMPRPNFLRKIGNFALGE; this comes from the coding sequence TTGGACAAGTCGCTGAGCCTAATCATGCCGGTTCATAACGCGCAGCAGTGGCTGGCGCGCGACGTCGAACGTCTGCTCGACGTATTGCCGGAACTGACCGACCATTTTGAGCTGGTCATCGTCGACGACGGATCGACCGACCACACCGAAGAAGTGGCCAAAGACCTCGGATACCTGTATCCGCAGGTGAAAGTACTTCGCCACGCCCGCTGCCGTGGAATCGCCTCGGCGGTCGATACCGGCAGTCAGCAGGCGGTGGGAGAAGTGGTGCTGATTCATGATGCCCGCAAGCCGGTCAGCGAAGCCGACCTGGTGGGGATGTGGCAGATGCACCAAGAGAACGCCGCCATTCCGGTCGCGGCGGCGCCGCAAGTTCCGAGCAGCCCCGGTCTGGGGATCGACCAGAACCTGCTCGAGCGGCTGATGCAGTGGGGCTCGGACGTCAAGAAAGAACGCCCGGCGCATTCGCCCGACCTGATGCCGCGCCCCAACTTCCTGCGGAAGATCGGCAATTTCGCTCTAGGCGAATAA
- a CDS encoding DUF1559 domain-containing protein: MSLGTSSGLKSRRRGFTLVELLVVIAIIGVLIGLLLPAVQQAREAARRMHCQNNLKQIGLALHNYHDTYNSLSAGNQGSPSATSYSGHGWTWHSNILSFLEQNTLFDAIQGSDGWGNESGSQSSGKPLIVQATVVKAFWCPSQEDVTNGPQKNGYQPSNYNGNMGTRIGSSGDNCKSSDIQDLDDMRSEDWGCMNGNGIFYVDSKTRFADVRDGLSNTIFVSEVVDTGGDTIGYWSNGADRRAIFSSGADGNPPSEMTEYLIAAEGNDPINGGSEEAAGSWHPGGANFCMGDGSIRFLSENMNMATYQGLSTRREGEVLGAY; this comes from the coding sequence ATGAGCCTCGGTACTTCTTCAGGTCTCAAATCTCGCCGTCGCGGCTTCACCCTGGTCGAACTGCTGGTCGTAATCGCGATCATCGGCGTCTTGATCGGGCTGCTGCTACCCGCCGTCCAACAGGCCCGCGAAGCGGCTCGCCGGATGCACTGCCAAAACAATCTGAAGCAGATCGGGCTGGCGCTGCACAACTACCACGACACTTACAATTCACTCTCGGCCGGCAATCAAGGTTCGCCGTCCGCGACCTCCTACAGCGGCCATGGCTGGACCTGGCACTCCAACATTCTCTCTTTTCTCGAACAGAACACGTTGTTCGACGCGATCCAGGGCTCCGACGGTTGGGGCAACGAATCGGGCAGCCAAAGCTCGGGCAAACCGCTGATCGTGCAGGCGACCGTCGTCAAGGCCTTCTGGTGCCCTTCCCAAGAAGACGTCACGAATGGCCCACAAAAAAATGGCTACCAGCCGTCCAACTACAACGGCAATATGGGAACCCGGATCGGCAGCAGCGGTGACAATTGCAAATCATCCGACATCCAAGATCTCGACGACATGCGTTCCGAGGATTGGGGCTGCATGAACGGAAATGGCATTTTTTACGTCGATAGCAAGACTCGCTTCGCGGACGTGCGAGACGGTTTGTCCAACACGATCTTTGTCAGCGAAGTCGTCGACACGGGGGGCGATACCATCGGGTATTGGAGCAATGGCGCCGATCGTCGCGCCATTTTCTCGTCCGGGGCCGACGGCAATCCCCCCTCCGAAATGACCGAGTATCTGATCGCCGCCGAAGGGAACGATCCGATCAACGGCGGCTCGGAAGAAGCGGCCGGCAGCTGGCATCCCGGCGGCGCCAACTTCTGCATGGGAGACGGCAGCATCCGCTTCCTGTCGGAAAACATGAACATGGCGACCTATCAAGGCCTTAGCACTCGCCGCGAAGGCGAAGTTCTGGGCGCCTACTAA
- a CDS encoding DeoR/GlpR family DNA-binding transcription regulator translates to MQAEVRRARLLELVRSRGFASLPDLASELEVSESTVRRDLDSLEDLGSAKRTHGGVFYTGPAPNLPHFELRQEMQWEKKRQIARAASTLIEDGDTVLLDGGSTTYELAQLLVGRTLQVVTNSLPVANLFMASSTTDLIFVGGYVHNRTGVSVGPYATEMIAKLNARRAVLSTAGITEQGLYNSNLLLVETEQAMVRAAGEVIIVADSTKFGRQSLAHQCPLDEIDRLVVDDQITPDWLEVLQTAGIDTIVADSSTPPEAVR, encoded by the coding sequence ATGCAAGCGGAAGTGCGGAGAGCACGACTGTTAGAGCTGGTCCGGTCGCGCGGCTTCGCCTCGCTACCAGATTTGGCCAGCGAGCTGGAAGTCTCGGAATCGACGGTCCGGCGTGACCTAGATTCGTTAGAGGACCTCGGTTCGGCCAAGCGGACGCATGGCGGCGTCTTTTACACCGGCCCGGCCCCCAATCTCCCGCATTTTGAGCTCCGGCAAGAAATGCAGTGGGAGAAAAAGCGGCAGATCGCCCGCGCGGCGAGCACGTTGATCGAAGATGGCGACACGGTCCTTTTAGACGGCGGAAGCACGACCTACGAGCTGGCTCAGCTGCTGGTCGGACGAACGCTGCAAGTGGTCACCAACTCGCTGCCGGTCGCCAACCTGTTTATGGCCAGCAGCACGACCGATTTGATTTTTGTCGGCGGCTACGTCCACAACCGAACCGGCGTTTCGGTCGGACCGTACGCCACCGAGATGATCGCCAAACTAAACGCTCGGCGGGCGGTCCTCAGCACGGCCGGCATCACCGAGCAAGGACTTTACAACAGCAACCTGTTGTTGGTCGAAACCGAACAAGCGATGGTCCGCGCCGCCGGCGAAGTGATCATCGTCGCCGATAGTACGAAGTTTGGACGGCAGAGCCTGGCTCACCAATGTCCGCTGGATGAGATCGACCGCCTGGTGGTCGATGACCAAATCACGCCGGATTGGCTCGAAGTTTTGCAGACGGCGGGGATCGATACGATCGTCGCCGACAGCTCGACGCCGCCCGAGGCCGTACGCTAA
- the hisI gene encoding phosphoribosyl-AMP cyclohydrolase, with translation MSISLPREPDFAKAGGLVPAIAQDADNGEVLMMAWMNPEAFAETLATGRAVYFSRSRGKLWRKGEESGHVQTVVSIFVDCDADCLLLKVRQEGAACHEGYRTCFFRQIGQDETMILGERLVDPAQAYGKKP, from the coding sequence ATGTCCATTTCCCTGCCCCGAGAACCTGATTTCGCCAAAGCGGGCGGACTGGTCCCCGCGATCGCCCAAGACGCCGACAATGGCGAGGTCTTGATGATGGCCTGGATGAACCCCGAGGCGTTTGCCGAAACGCTCGCTACAGGGCGAGCCGTCTACTTCAGCCGCAGTCGCGGCAAACTGTGGCGCAAAGGAGAAGAAAGCGGGCACGTTCAGACGGTCGTCAGCATCTTCGTCGACTGCGACGCCGATTGCCTGTTACTGAAAGTGCGGCAAGAAGGCGCCGCCTGTCACGAAGGATATCGAACCTGCTTCTTCCGCCAGATCGGCCAGGACGAAACGATGATTCTAGGAGAGCGGCTAGTCGATCCGGCCCAAGCATACGGCAAGAAACCGTAA
- a CDS encoding BMC domain-containing protein: MAKAMEALGMIETKGFITLVEATDAMMKAANVKFVGWDKIGSGLVSVFVTGDVAAVKAATDAGVAAAGRVGEVVAVQVIPRPHDDLTVVLPPSVTYGGSAG, translated from the coding sequence ATGGCGAAGGCAATGGAAGCGTTGGGCATGATCGAAACGAAGGGTTTTATCACCCTCGTTGAGGCGACCGACGCGATGATGAAAGCTGCGAACGTGAAGTTCGTCGGCTGGGACAAAATTGGCAGCGGTTTGGTTTCGGTCTTTGTGACGGGCGACGTCGCTGCGGTCAAAGCCGCCACTGACGCTGGCGTTGCGGCGGCTGGTCGCGTGGGCGAAGTGGTCGCCGTGCAGGTGATTCCGCGTCCGCATGACGATCTGACGGTCGTGTTGCCCCCCTCGGTGACCTACGGCGGTTCGGCTGGCTAG
- a CDS encoding transthyretin-like family protein, giving the protein MKSKQAGRLAVALSVILLGLPGCGGPSDQPDLGRVHGTITIDGTPLSGVVVVFQPESGRPAHGRTDANGQYELTYIRDTRGTKVGRNRVEIAPSEEEDEPAQDESDTEEVQRSRPTKSGKPRIPARYNIKSELEADVQPGDNTFDFELTSKTGRSRR; this is encoded by the coding sequence GTGAAATCGAAACAAGCTGGTCGCCTGGCGGTGGCCCTGTCGGTGATATTGCTGGGCCTGCCAGGCTGCGGCGGTCCTAGTGATCAACCTGACTTGGGCCGGGTGCATGGCACCATCACCATCGACGGCACTCCCCTGAGTGGCGTCGTTGTCGTCTTTCAACCCGAAAGCGGTCGTCCAGCCCATGGCCGCACCGACGCCAACGGCCAGTACGAACTGACCTACATTCGGGACACGCGCGGAACGAAAGTCGGCCGCAATCGCGTAGAGATTGCCCCGAGCGAAGAAGAGGATGAACCTGCCCAGGACGAATCCGACACCGAAGAGGTCCAGCGCAGCCGGCCGACCAAGTCCGGCAAACCCCGAATCCCCGCTCGCTACAACATCAAGAGCGAACTCGAAGCCGACGTTCAGCCTGGCGACAACACGTTCGATTTTGAACTAACGTCGAAGACGGGCCGATCACGCCGGTAG
- a CDS encoding GNAT family N-acetyltransferase encodes MSLPVDLTKRLSARPKPTRDGKHSVITFADRPSIEDWLRLHSESFLGGRAPWPETRFRRELLDRLWFSPEHMWWAISNDGDRPIGTITLEVDGDAGQIHWLMVDPAARRSGVASALLQALENAAWDAGVRQLSAETLSTWAPAVAFYRRHGYQAPPIADRAKSR; translated from the coding sequence ATGTCTTTGCCAGTCGACTTGACGAAGCGATTGTCAGCACGGCCTAAGCCAACACGCGATGGCAAACATTCTGTCATTACCTTTGCAGACCGCCCCAGCATCGAAGATTGGCTCCGCCTCCATAGCGAGAGCTTCCTTGGTGGACGTGCCCCATGGCCTGAGACGAGGTTCCGCCGCGAACTACTCGATCGCCTCTGGTTCTCGCCCGAGCACATGTGGTGGGCGATCTCCAACGACGGCGACCGACCGATCGGGACGATCACGCTGGAAGTTGACGGCGACGCGGGGCAGATCCACTGGCTGATGGTTGATCCGGCGGCGCGTCGATCGGGCGTCGCCTCGGCGCTGCTGCAGGCGCTCGAAAATGCGGCTTGGGACGCTGGCGTACGACAGCTTTCGGCCGAAACGCTCTCGACCTGGGCCCCGGCGGTCGCTTTTTATCGTCGGCATGGCTATCAAGCCCCGCCGATTGCCGATCGGGCGAAGTCGCGTTAG
- a CDS encoding helix-turn-helix domain-containing protein: MRKEQGVSLRTAARRLGITSSQVRDEEEETSDLLLTQLYRWSQALDVPVQDLLEEPECDLSAPIRQRAKLVRVMKTAKAILERSKESSVRIMAETLVDQLNDIMPELNEVNAWNNVGQRRSLDDLGRTAQRSISDDSILRAMRD; encoded by the coding sequence GTGCGCAAAGAACAAGGCGTATCGCTCCGCACGGCAGCTCGACGGCTTGGCATCACCTCTTCGCAAGTGCGCGACGAAGAGGAAGAGACGTCTGATTTGCTCCTGACCCAGCTCTATCGCTGGAGCCAGGCCTTGGACGTCCCCGTGCAAGATCTATTGGAAGAGCCGGAGTGCGATCTCTCGGCTCCAATTCGGCAACGGGCGAAACTGGTTCGCGTGATGAAGACCGCCAAGGCGATCCTCGAACGCTCCAAAGAATCGAGCGTTCGCATCATGGCCGAAACGTTGGTCGATCAGCTCAACGACATTATGCCCGAGCTGAACGAAGTCAACGCGTGGAACAATGTCGGCCAGCGCCGCTCGCTGGACGATCTGGGCCGCACGGCGCAGCGCAGCATCTCGGACGATTCGATCCTGCGAGCGATGCGCGATTAG
- a CDS encoding co-chaperone GroES: MATATKKKTASKPRLQPLGDRVVVKRDESEEMTAGGIVLPGAAQDKPSRGIVVSVGNGRLLDDGTRAPLQVAEGDRVIFSRYAGNDTFQIGDDEVILIREDDIQAVLTD; this comes from the coding sequence ATGGCGACCGCGACCAAAAAGAAAACCGCTTCCAAGCCCCGTTTGCAGCCCCTTGGCGACCGTGTTGTCGTTAAGCGTGACGAAAGCGAAGAAATGACCGCCGGCGGCATCGTTCTGCCGGGCGCCGCTCAAGACAAGCCTTCGCGCGGCATCGTCGTCAGCGTCGGCAATGGTCGTCTGTTGGACGACGGCACCCGCGCTCCGCTGCAAGTCGCTGAAGGCGATCGCGTCATCTTCAGTCGTTACGCCGGCAACGACACCTTCCAGATCGGCGACGACGAAGTCATCTTGATCCGCGAAGACGACATTCAAGCCGTCCTGACCGACTAG